One window of Elaeis guineensis isolate ETL-2024a chromosome 11, EG11, whole genome shotgun sequence genomic DNA carries:
- the LOC105053751 gene encoding protein HIGH ARSENIC CONTENT 1, mitochondrial: MASWFRCCKAIALFLLFLWPPLSSSSEAVATVDVHAAKRLVSSGHRYLDVRTVEEFYKGHLENAMNVPYLFFTPQGKEKNPKFVEQVSLVCDKDDHIVVGCLSGVRSLQAAADLLNAGFRHVQNMGGGYAAWVENGFAVKKPQEEL; encoded by the exons ATGGCTTCATGGTTTCGGTGTTGCAAGGCCATCGCCTTGTTTCTTCTTTTCCTGTGGCCGCCTCTTTCTAGTAGCTCGGAAGCAGTTGCGACCGTGGACGTCCACGCCGCGAAACGCCTCGTGTCCTCCGGCCACCGCTACTTGGACGTCAG AACGGTCGAGGAATTCTACAAGGGCCATTTGGAGAACGCCATGAATGTCCCCTATCTCTTCTTCACCCCACAAG GAAAGGAGAAAAATCCCAAGTTCGTGGAGCAGGTGTCGTTGGTCTGCGACAAGGATGATCACATAGTTGTG GGATGTCTGAGCGGAGTGCGGTCCCTCCAAGCAGCTGCGGATCTTCTCAACGCC GGTTTCAGGCACGTGCAGAACATGGGAGGTGGTTATGCTGCATGGGTAGAGAATGGGTTTGCCGTGAAGAAGCCTCAAGAAGAGCTGTAG